The following coding sequences lie in one Salvelinus fontinalis isolate EN_2023a chromosome 21, ASM2944872v1, whole genome shotgun sequence genomic window:
- the LOC129818478 gene encoding inactive phospholipid phosphatase 7-like translates to MPAIPSSRSRTRDRNNVLSRPEFMSLNQPLRCVNSETRGTARRPAQPKHQASQPCDPQEPTDSANKDRKEPAKLPDEDCIQLNPSFKGIAMSSLLAIDICLSKRLGVCAYTSSSWGSVRSMITLLALTGHGITWIFGTIVCLTRSNTLAGQEVLVNLLLALLLDIMTVAGVQKLIKRKGPWEMTPGFLDYCAMDVYSFPAAHASRAAMVSKFLLSHLVLAVPLRILLVLWAFLVGMSRVLLGRHHLTDMACGFALGLLHFSLVETVWLSSSACQTLISIGTLSWSPFY, encoded by the exons ATGCCTGCAATTCCGAGTTCTAGGTCCAGGACGCGGGATCGGAACAACGTCCTGAGCAGACCCGAGTTCATGTCCCTGAATCAGCCTCTCCGGTGCGTTAACTCTGAGACCCGTGGCACCGCAAGGCGACCGGCCCAACCCAAACACCAAGCAAGCCAACCGTGCGACCCGCAGGAACCTACCGACAGTGCCAACAAGGATCGGAAAGAGCCCGCGAAACTGCCCGATGAGGACTGTATCCAACTGAACCCTTCCTTCAAAGGGATAGCGATGAGCTCCCTCCTCGCCATTGACATTTGTCTGTCCAAGCGCCTGGGGGTCTGCGCCTACACGTCGTCGTCTTGGGGCAGCGTTCGTTCCATGATCACCCTGCTCGCGCTTACAGGGCACGGCATCACGTGGATCTTTGGCACTATCGTGTGTCTGACAAGGAGTAATACGCTGGCCGGACAAGAGGTCTTGGTCAATCTATTACTTG CCCTCCTACTTGACATCATGACTGTGGCCGGTGTCCAGAAGCTGATCAAACGCAAAGGACCCTGGGAGATGACTCCGGGCTTCCTGGACTACTGTGCCATGGACGTGTACTCCTTCCCGGCGGCCCACGCCAGTCGCGCCGCCATGGTGTCCAAGTTCCTGCTTTCCCACCTGGTCCTGGCTGTTCCACTCCGCATCCTGCTGGTGCTCTGGGCCTTCCTGGTGGGCATGTCCCGGGTGTTGCTGGGTAGGCACCACCTGACCGACATGGCGTGTGGGTTCGCCCTTGGCCTGCTGCACTTCAGCCTGGTGGAGACTGTGTGGCTGTCGTCCAGCGCCTGTCAGACCCTCATCTCTATAGGGACCCTCAGCTGGAGCCCTTTCTATTGA